A segment of the Yersinia rochesterensis genome:
AGTATTTCTAAGCTGCCTGTGCGGCAGTGAACCAGTCAGTTTCTTGACGAGAAAGAGGGTAACCTTTCTAAGCTGCCTGTGCGGCAGTGAACATCACCACGCGCACCAGCTCCCAATCCATCGGTTTCTAAGCTGCCTGTGCGGCAGTGAACGATGAGTCTGCGTTCCTGGAGCGGCCTTATCTTTTCTAAGCTGCCTGTGCGGCAGTGAACCTCTTCATGCTCTGGAATGATGGGCCAGTGTCTTTCTAAGCTGCCTGTGCGGCAGTGAACGTGCGAGCTTGTCTTCCGGGCTTGGTTCTTTCTTTCTAAGCTGCCTGTGCGGCAGTGAACGTGGGGTGCGCCGCTAACAGGCATTCCCCGCTTTTCTAAGCTGCCTGTGCGGCAGTGAACTGGGTTTCAAACGTATCAGTCGCGTCCATCAGTTTCTAAGCTGCCTGTGCGGCAGTGAACACCGCCAGCCATTTCACGCTGGAACGGGTTTTTTTCTAAGCTGCCTGTGCGGCAGTGAACAATGACCATTTGGCTAAAGTGTGGCTTGAGTGTTTCTAAGCTGCCTGTGCGGCAGTGAACTCGCTAGATGGTGCTTGCGGTTGACTGGTGTATTTCTAAGCTGCCTGTGCGGCAGTGAACCGCTGCGGCAAGAGAAAATTGACGAAATTTTATTTCTAAGCTGCCTGTGCGGCAGTGAACAGTAGAACAATACAGATAACTTACTGATAATAAAAGCGCATTAGACCGTAGTAATAAAAAATGATTTTTTAAAATCTTGGGGGTTTTTATATAAAATCAATAAGTTAAAAAGTACGTTAAAAAAAGGGTTTAAAATGAGGTTTAGCCAAAATGTTATTAAGCCTTTTTCTGCTGCGGATGATGTGACGAACAACAGAGAGTTTGAAAAACTTATAGTTCACTATTTTGTGGGCGGGCTTTGCTAGTTTTGTTATGTCAGAAAGAATAAATATGACCGATAAAATTGAGGTACTTCAGGAGATTAAGCAAGGATAATCAGCGGGAGAAACAGAGAAATGATGGCGGAGGAGGAGAGATTCGAACTCTCGAACGGTTACCCGTCGACGGTTTTCAAGACCGTTGCCTTCAGCCACTCGGCCACCCCTCCGCAACGAGCCGAACTATAAACACAGCTCCGCCGCTTGTAAAGCTTGTTCGTGTTTAATCGCCCAAAAAGCCGCCATCTGATTATCGAATGATGAATTAATCATCATGATGATGATTCACTGTACAACCGCTCCGAATATTTATTATCTAGAGGCCATTTTACCCAGCAACAGCACAGACTTCTTTGGGGTACCGGCAAATATTTGCTAAATTAGCAGCCGTTTCATTGATTGAACCACCGAGGTTGTATGTTGGAGTTTGAAGGCCGCAGGATTGATACCGACACTCAGGGTTACCTGAAAAATAGCGCAGACTGGAGTGAAGCTCTGGCCCCGATATTAGCTGAACAAGAAGGCATTACCCTCACCGAACCTCATTGGGAAGTGGTGCGTTTTGTGCGCGCTTTTTATCAGGAATTCAATACGTCACCAGCCATCCGAATGTTGGTAAAAGCTATGGCGCAAAAATATGGCGAAGAAAAAGGTAATAGCCGCTATCTCTACCGTTTATTCCCTAAGGGGCCAGCCAAGCAAGCGACAAAAATTGCCGGGCTGCCAAAACCGGTGAAATGTATTTAATTGGCGGCCATATTCTAGGTGGGTTGGTTAGTAGCGAATGTTAAATGTCTCAAATGGCGTGGCAGGATGAGGCTCTGTCAGCAGGCGATCAACTCGCGCCCCCCGTGGCCCGCCCTGTTTAATCCACGCCATCAGTTGCTCGACCGCCTGTTGTTCACCATAAGCCACCACTTCTACACTGCCGTCGTCACAATTGCGGGCATAACCGGTCACCCCTAACGCCAATGCTTGCCGTTGCGTGCTATAGCGAAACCCTACACCTTGAACCACACCATAGACATACGCCGCGGTGCATACTTTTGCCATATTAACCCCGCATCTATTTATCACCGTTCTTTTGGTTCAAGTGGAACGAAAAACGCGACTGGAAATAAGATTTAACCTGTTCTTCCATCGAGTGAATTTTTTGGTCAATGCTATTACACAGAAACTCATCACTGTTCATTGCCTGGACGCGCTGTAACGCAATCTCGTCAATTTCTTCTTTTTGTTTTTCTGTGAGTGCTAAGTCAGTTTGCTTATTCGTCATGATGCTGTCCCTATTTGGCAGAAAGAAAGTTACTATATCTCTATGAAGACTATAGCTCTATGAAGACTATAGCTCTATGAATACATATAGCTCTATGAATATAGTAGTGAAAAAGTTTTTAGTCGCCCTGTTGAACACAATATGCCCGCCCATAAGACACAGAATCGCCCCAATGGCCGCCAGATATCAAGGCCGCCGTGGTAGTGAGCGGCATGATATTGCTATATCATAATGGCCTTATTTTGATTGATAATGACTTATCAATTTCAACTATTTTGATTTAATAAGAATATTACAATGCGCCTATTTCTTGCTAAAGGACGTGAAAAATCCTTACTTCGTCGCCATCCATGGATTTTCTCTGGGGCCGTACAACACCTTGAAGGCAATGCAGTTCCCGGTGAAACCATCGATGTTCTTGATAGTCAGGGTAAATGGCTGGCCCGCGCCGCCTACTCTCCTGAATCACAAATTGTGGCGCGAGTCTGGACGTTCCAACAAGATGAAGTTATCGACAGTGAATTTTTTGTTCGCCGTCTACAACGGGCGCAAACCTGGCGGGATTGGTTGGCGCAACGCGATGGTTTGAATGGCTACCGCCTGATTGCCGGTGAATCCGACGGCCTACCGGGCATCACCATTGACCGCTTCCAAAATTTCCTGGTATTGCAATTGTTGTCGGCAGGGGCTGAATATCAACGCGCAGCGCTGGTCAGCGCATTACAACAGTGCTACCCGGAATGCTCTATTTATGACCGCTCCGATGTTTCGGTGCGTAAAAAAGAAGGTTTGCCGCTGACTCAGGGCACTGTTTGTGGCGAAATGCCCCCGGCACTGTTACCTATCACTGAGCACGGAATGCAATTGCTAGTCGATATTCAGCAAGGCCATAAAACAGGCTTTTATTTAGACCAGCGCGATAGCCGCCTCGCCGCGCGTCATTATGCTGAGGGCCGCCGCGTTCTGAACTGCTTCTCTTATACCGGGGCCTTTGCCGTTGCGGCGTTGATGGGGAATTGCCAGCAAGTTATCAGTGTTGATACCTCGCAATCAGTATTGGATATTGCCAAACAAAACGTCGAGCTGAACCAGTTAGATTTGAGCAAAACCGAGTTTATTCGTGATGATGTGTTCCAATTGCTGCGTAATTACCGCGCACAAGGGGAAAAATTTGACATGATCATCATGGACCCACCGAAATTTGTGGAAAATAAAAGTCAACTGGCCAGCGCTTGCCGTGGTTATAAAGATATTAATATGTTAGCTATACAGCTATTACGCCCCGGCGGCATCTTATTAAGTTTCTCCTGCTCGGGCTTGATGCCAATAGATTTATTCCAGAAAATTTTAGCCGATGCTGCATTAGATGCAGGCCATGATATACAATTTATAGAGCAGTTCCGTCAGGCCGCGGACCACCCTGTTATCGCGACATATCCTGAGGGTTTGTACCTGAAAGGCTTTGCGTGTCGGATAATGTGACTTGAAATGCCCTGCACTGCCCTCATATAGATGGCAGCGTAATGTTTATCCGGAGGTTATCATGATCGCCAGCAAATTCGGTATTGGGCAGCAGGTTCGCCACAACCTACATGGCTACTTGGGTGTAGTGATTGATATCGATCCTGAATATTCTCTTGAGCCACCAGCTCCTGATGAAGTTGCAAATAATGATACTTTGCGTTCATCACCTTGGTATCACGTGGTTATTGAGGATGATGAGGGGCAACCGATACATACTTATCTGGCTGAAGCGCAGCTGACTTATGAAGATATGGATGCTCACCCGGAGCAACCTTCATTAGATGAATTGGCCGCTTCTATCCGCCATCAATTACAGGCTCCGCGCCTGCGCAACTAAGTTTTGCACTGATTGATAAAACCCGGCATTGGTTGCCGGGTTTTTTATACCCAATAGATTTCGGGCTGCAGGTAGGCGGCAACAGAATGAACCCAAGGAGTTGAGATAACTCAATGAGTTGGGTAAGTGATAGCAGCCAACACCCCTGCATATTGAAAGATGACGGGGATAGAAAAATTACTCTTTCTCGAGTCCTAATCGCGGAATTTCAATTTTAGGACAGCGATC
Coding sequences within it:
- the hspQ gene encoding heat shock protein HspQ, with the protein product MIASKFGIGQQVRHNLHGYLGVVIDIDPEYSLEPPAPDEVANNDTLRSSPWYHVVIEDDEGQPIHTYLAEAQLTYEDMDAHPEQPSLDELAASIRHQLQAPRLRN
- the yccX gene encoding acylphosphatase yields the protein MAKVCTAAYVYGVVQGVGFRYSTQRQALALGVTGYARNCDDGSVEVVAYGEQQAVEQLMAWIKQGGPRGARVDRLLTEPHPATPFETFNIRY
- the tusE gene encoding sulfurtransferase TusE, with the protein product MLEFEGRRIDTDTQGYLKNSADWSEALAPILAEQEGITLTEPHWEVVRFVRAFYQEFNTSPAIRMLVKAMAQKYGEEKGNSRYLYRLFPKGPAKQATKIAGLPKPVKCI
- the rlmI gene encoding 23S rRNA (cytosine(1962)-C(5))-methyltransferase RlmI, with protein sequence MTMRLFLAKGREKSLLRRHPWIFSGAVQHLEGNAVPGETIDVLDSQGKWLARAAYSPESQIVARVWTFQQDEVIDSEFFVRRLQRAQTWRDWLAQRDGLNGYRLIAGESDGLPGITIDRFQNFLVLQLLSAGAEYQRAALVSALQQCYPECSIYDRSDVSVRKKEGLPLTQGTVCGEMPPALLPITEHGMQLLVDIQQGHKTGFYLDQRDSRLAARHYAEGRRVLNCFSYTGAFAVAALMGNCQQVISVDTSQSVLDIAKQNVELNQLDLSKTEFIRDDVFQLLRNYRAQGEKFDMIIMDPPKFVENKSQLASACRGYKDINMLAIQLLRPGGILLSFSCSGLMPIDLFQKILADAALDAGHDIQFIEQFRQAADHPVIATYPEGLYLKGFACRIM